Proteins from one Prevotella sp. E2-28 genomic window:
- a CDS encoding DUF4301 family protein: MLSEKDLKQIAQRGITAEQIETQLKEFETGFPFLKLEAAAAVGNGIVAPNTDERKTYVKAWEDYKAAGKRIVKFVPASGAASRMFKNMFAFVDADYNVPTTDFEKKYFNEIENFAFYEALDAVCQKNEGKGIKALMAEGNYKAVAANMLRPEGLNYGQLPKGMLLFHKYPEGARTPMEEHLVEGALYAASNGEAHVHFTVSHDHLEFFKAKVAEKANGFAQKYGIKYDITFSEQKPSTDTVAANPDNTPFREADGSLLFRPGGHGALIENLNEIEADVIFIKNIDNVVPDRLKPETVEWKQVIAGVLVTLQKQAFEYLRQLDNNPLDDQIAQIAQFVEKYLCINPKNNKVDAEYLRRKLNRPMRVCGVVKNVGEPGGGPFLTYNQDGTVSLQILESSQIDTNNAEYIKMFTQGTHFNPVDLVCAVKDYKGNAFNLPDFVDKATGFISSKSKSGKELKALELPGLWNGAMSDWSTIFVEVPLCTFNPVKTVNDLLRDQHQ, from the coding sequence ATGCTATCAGAAAAAGACCTTAAGCAGATTGCTCAGCGTGGTATCACAGCAGAGCAGATTGAGACACAATTGAAGGAGTTTGAAACGGGATTCCCATTTCTGAAACTAGAAGCAGCAGCTGCTGTTGGTAATGGTATCGTAGCCCCCAATACAGATGAGCGTAAGACGTACGTCAAAGCATGGGAGGACTACAAGGCTGCTGGCAAGCGCATTGTAAAGTTCGTACCCGCTTCAGGTGCAGCCAGCCGTATGTTCAAGAATATGTTTGCATTCGTTGATGCCGACTACAACGTACCTACCACCGATTTCGAGAAGAAGTATTTCAATGAAATAGAGAATTTTGCATTCTACGAGGCACTAGATGCCGTATGCCAAAAGAACGAAGGCAAAGGCATCAAGGCATTGATGGCAGAAGGCAACTATAAGGCTGTTGCGGCTAACATGTTGCGTCCAGAAGGTCTAAACTACGGTCAGCTGCCCAAGGGTATGCTCCTATTCCATAAGTATCCCGAGGGAGCACGCACGCCTATGGAAGAACACTTGGTAGAAGGAGCGCTCTATGCTGCCTCTAACGGTGAAGCTCACGTACACTTTACAGTCTCTCACGACCATCTGGAATTCTTCAAGGCTAAAGTTGCAGAGAAAGCTAATGGTTTTGCACAGAAATACGGTATCAAGTATGATATCACGTTCTCAGAACAGAAACCCAGCACAGATACCGTTGCTGCCAATCCTGACAACACACCTTTTCGCGAGGCCGATGGGTCACTGCTGTTCCGTCCGGGCGGTCATGGCGCACTGATTGAAAATCTGAACGAGATTGAGGCCGACGTGATCTTCATCAAGAATATCGACAACGTGGTGCCCGACCGCTTAAAGCCCGAAACCGTAGAGTGGAAACAGGTTATCGCAGGTGTATTGGTCACGCTGCAGAAGCAGGCCTTCGAATATTTGCGTCAGTTAGATAATAATCCATTAGACGACCAAATCGCCCAAATCGCCCAGTTCGTAGAAAAGTATCTCTGCATCAATCCAAAGAACAATAAGGTTGATGCTGAGTATTTGCGCCGCAAGTTGAACCGCCCCATGCGTGTTTGTGGCGTAGTAAAGAATGTTGGCGAGCCTGGCGGTGGTCCGTTCCTCACCTACAATCAGGACGGCACAGTCTCTTTACAGATTCTGGAAAGCAGCCAGATTGACACAAACAATGCTGAGTATATAAAAATGTTCACACAGGGCACCCACTTCAACCCCGTTGACTTAGTATGCGCCGTGAAGGACTATAAAGGCAATGCATTTAACCTGCCAGACTTCGTGGATAAGGCCACAGGTTTCATTTCCAGCAAGTCAAAGAGCGGTAAGGAACTGAAAGCATTAGAGTTGCCCGGTCTTTGGAATGGTGCCATGAGCGACTGGAGTACTATCTTTGTGGAAGTGCCCCTATGTACATTCAATCCTGTAAAGACGGTTAACGACCTGCTGCGCGACCAGCATCAGTAA
- a CDS encoding peptidylprolyl isomerase — protein sequence MDNKQNNYISVSYQLYSIEDDGTKNLVEQTEQGRPFTFISGFGFSLDSFEQRIISVAQGEKFDFTLAPSDAFGEYFAEGVHKLPREEFFVDGKFDSNNIYPDAVITMKNEEGKHFMVRVTKVEEDGVTLDANHPLAGATLQFTGEVLENREATKEEIQNLIAQMSHECGGCGGHCGGDCGSEDHECGGGGCGHCHH from the coding sequence ATGGACAACAAGCAAAACAATTACATCTCAGTTAGTTATCAACTCTACTCTATAGAAGACGACGGCACAAAGAATCTAGTAGAACAGACAGAACAGGGTCGTCCCTTCACGTTTATCAGTGGGTTCGGTTTCTCACTTGACAGCTTTGAACAGCGCATTATCAGCGTGGCACAAGGTGAGAAGTTCGATTTCACACTGGCTCCATCAGATGCCTTTGGCGAATATTTTGCAGAAGGTGTACACAAACTGCCACGTGAGGAATTCTTTGTTGATGGTAAGTTTGATAGCAATAATATCTACCCTGATGCCGTAATTACAATGAAGAATGAAGAAGGTAAGCACTTCATGGTACGCGTCACAAAGGTAGAAGAAGACGGTGTGACACTCGATGCTAACCATCCGCTGGCTGGCGCAACCCTGCAGTTCACAGGCGAAGTGCTTGAGAACCGCGAAGCTACAAAAGAAGAGATTCAGAACCTCATCGCTCAGATGAGTCACGAGTGCGGCGGCTGTGGTGGTCACTGCGGCGGTGACTGCGGTAGTGAAGACCATGAATGTGGCGGAGGCGGCTGTGGACATTGTCACCATTAA
- the mltG gene encoding endolytic transglycosylase MltG, translating into MKKNRAKYYLIPALLCFAAIAAIGYFYFLTTFSVQTGKQYVYVDNDDTADSVYAKLKPLTSRSSLTGFRTLARHFDYEKNVRTGRYAIEPGQKTLDVFRTLRNGRQEPVMLTIPECRTMEQLAARLSTKLMLDSITIAEALTDEDFCENLGYDTCTIASMFVPNTYEVYWNTDLDKFMQRMSTEHDKFWTSERKQKAAALKLSPDEVCTLASIIDEETANNAEKPIIAGMYLNRLKIGMPLQADPTVKFALKDFALKRIYHGHLETDSPYNTYKNIGLPPGPIKVASIKGIDAVLNRVQHNYIYMCAKEDFSGTHNFAATYQEHLKNAARYSKALNERGIE; encoded by the coding sequence ATGAAGAAGAATAGAGCAAAATATTATCTGATTCCCGCCTTACTCTGCTTTGCAGCTATCGCAGCTATAGGCTATTTCTATTTCCTGACGACCTTCTCGGTACAAACGGGAAAGCAGTATGTCTATGTTGATAATGACGATACAGCCGATTCGGTCTATGCGAAACTTAAACCACTGACCTCACGAAGCTCGCTAACGGGCTTCCGTACGCTGGCTCGCCACTTTGACTATGAGAAAAACGTGCGCACTGGTCGCTATGCCATTGAGCCAGGTCAAAAGACCCTTGATGTGTTCCGTACACTGAGAAACGGACGTCAGGAACCTGTAATGCTCACCATCCCCGAATGCCGCACAATGGAACAACTCGCAGCCCGCCTGTCAACAAAGTTGATGCTTGACAGTATAACTATTGCAGAGGCACTAACCGACGAGGATTTCTGTGAGAATCTGGGTTACGACACCTGCACCATTGCCAGCATGTTTGTGCCTAACACCTATGAAGTGTATTGGAACACCGACCTCGACAAGTTCATGCAGCGCATGTCGACAGAGCACGATAAGTTCTGGACATCGGAGCGTAAGCAGAAGGCTGCCGCACTGAAACTGTCGCCCGATGAGGTTTGCACCCTTGCCAGCATCATTGACGAGGAGACGGCCAACAATGCCGAGAAGCCCATAATTGCTGGCATGTATCTGAACCGACTCAAGATTGGAATGCCCCTGCAGGCCGACCCCACCGTAAAATTCGCCTTGAAAGACTTCGCCCTGAAACGCATCTATCACGGACACTTGGAAACCGACAGTCCTTATAACACTTACAAAAACATAGGATTACCCCCAGGACCCATCAAGGTAGCCTCCATTAAGGGTATCGATGCCGTGCTGAATCGTGTACAGCACAACTATATCTATATGTGTGCTAAGGAAGACTTCTCAGGCACTCACAATTTTGCCGCCACGTATCAGGAACACCTGAAAAACGCAGCCCGCTACTCAAAGGCCCTAAACGAAAGGGGAATCGAGTAA
- the aroC gene encoding chorismate synthase → MRNTFGQLFTLTTFGESHGAAVGGVIDGMPAGIDIDMEFIQGELNRRRPGQSKLTTSRQEPDKVELLSGVFEGKTTGCPIGFLVYNQNQHSQDYENLRTLFRPSHADYTYYSKYGVRDHRGGGRSSARITISRVVGGAFAKLALRQMGISIQAYTSQVGDIALNRDYKKYDLSLTETNAVRCPDAEKAQEMAALIEQVKADGDTIGGVITCVIKGCPVGLGEPEFDKLHAQLGSAMLGINAVKGFEYGEGFAGVTQRGSEQNDRFTVGNGSAVTTLTNHSGGIQGGISNGQDIYFRVAFKPVATLLREQQTVDLEGNPTTFTAKGRHDPCVLPRAVPVVEAMAAMVILDNYLCLSAYNFREIFAKNAK, encoded by the coding sequence ATGAGGAATACATTTGGCCAGCTCTTTACACTGACCACTTTCGGTGAAAGCCACGGAGCTGCCGTAGGAGGCGTGATTGATGGTATGCCTGCAGGCATAGACATTGATATGGAGTTCATTCAGGGCGAATTGAATCGCCGTCGCCCTGGACAAAGTAAGCTGACCACCTCACGTCAGGAGCCCGATAAGGTTGAGCTGCTCAGTGGGGTATTTGAAGGAAAGACTACAGGCTGTCCTATCGGCTTCCTTGTCTATAACCAAAACCAGCACTCGCAAGATTACGAGAACCTGCGCACGCTGTTCCGCCCTTCACATGCAGATTATACGTACTATAGCAAGTATGGCGTTCGCGACCATCGCGGAGGCGGTCGTTCGTCAGCTCGAATCACCATCAGTCGTGTGGTTGGTGGTGCTTTTGCAAAACTAGCGCTCCGTCAGATGGGCATCAGTATTCAGGCCTATACATCACAGGTCGGCGATATTGCTCTGAATCGCGATTATAAGAAGTACGACCTCTCGCTCACTGAGACCAATGCTGTGCGCTGTCCTGACGCAGAGAAAGCACAGGAGATGGCCGCACTGATAGAACAGGTAAAAGCCGATGGAGATACTATCGGTGGTGTCATCACCTGCGTCATCAAAGGCTGTCCCGTAGGACTGGGAGAACCAGAATTCGATAAGTTGCACGCTCAACTGGGCAGTGCGATGCTGGGAATCAATGCAGTGAAGGGCTTTGAATACGGCGAAGGTTTTGCCGGCGTTACCCAGCGTGGCTCTGAGCAAAACGACCGTTTCACTGTTGGTAACGGTTCCGCCGTAACCACCCTCACCAACCACAGTGGCGGTATTCAAGGCGGCATCAGCAACGGCCAGGACATTTATTTCCGCGTAGCTTTCAAACCCGTTGCTACCCTACTCCGCGAACAGCAGACCGTTGATTTAGAGGGAAATCCCACTACATTTACAGCTAAAGGACGCCATGATCCATGCGTTTTACCGAGGGCAGTACCCGTTGTCGAAGCAATGGCAGCTATGGTCATATTAGACAATTATTTATGCTTATCGGCATACAATTTTAGAGAAATATTCGCCAAAAATGCAAAATAA
- a CDS encoding DedA family protein — MTWISTLLGNLNYGTILLLMLLESTVIPVPSELVVAPAAYHSASGELNIFLVVLFATIGADLGASINYFVALYVGRPVIYKFANSKWGKLCLLNQEKVEKSERYFDNHGVMATLTGRLVPGIRHLISIPAGLARMTYWKFLLYTTIGAGAWHAILAGMGWYLHAIVPENQLEDTIKEYNHYIIAVILSIIALAIIYIVVKNIIKARNCK, encoded by the coding sequence ATGACTTGGATAAGCACCTTACTTGGAAACCTCAACTACGGCACCATCTTGCTGCTCATGTTGCTGGAGAGCACTGTGATACCTGTACCCTCAGAACTTGTAGTAGCTCCTGCAGCCTACCATTCTGCCAGCGGTGAACTGAACATTTTCCTTGTTGTCCTCTTTGCTACCATCGGTGCTGATCTAGGGGCATCCATTAACTATTTCGTAGCACTTTACGTAGGCCGACCCGTTATCTATAAATTTGCCAACAGCAAATGGGGCAAGCTCTGTCTTCTAAATCAGGAGAAGGTTGAGAAGAGTGAACGCTACTTTGATAACCACGGCGTAATGGCTACGCTCACGGGCCGACTGGTACCAGGCATCCGCCATCTGATAAGTATCCCAGCAGGATTGGCACGCATGACTTACTGGAAATTCCTGCTTTATACCACCATCGGCGCAGGTGCATGGCACGCTATATTGGCAGGAATGGGCTGGTATCTACATGCTATTGTGCCTGAAAATCAACTGGAAGATACCATCAAAGAGTACAATCACTATATCATTGCCGTCATTCTTAGCATCATAGCGCTGGCTATTATATATATAGTGGTGAAAAACATCATCAAGGCCAGAAACTGCAAATAA
- a CDS encoding glutamine--tRNA ligase/YqeY domain fusion protein, translated as MTEIIQNEGEEKKSLSFVEQMVKDDLAEGKNGGRMQTRFPPEPNGYLHIGHAKAIAIDFGLAKKYGGECNLRFDDTNPQKEDTEFIESIEQDIKWLGYEWAHVYYASDYFQELWDFAVWLIKQGRAYVDEQSAEVIAQQKGTTTSPGTNSPYRDRPVEENLQLFEFMNSGKCEPGKMVLRAKIDMAHSNMLFRDPLIYRVLNIPHVKTGNKWNAYPMYDFTHGQSDYLEGVTHSWCTLEFVEHRPLYDLFVQWMREWAAECGAKAESGSKLFSLYSSLSTYQGPRQTEFNKLNLNYILLSKRNLRTLVSEGLVNGWDDPRMPTICGFRRRGYSPEGIKNFMEKIGYTKIDALNDMALFESALRDDLNTRALRVSAVLDPVKVVITNYPEGQQEMLTAINNPENEADGTHEVEFSRELWIERDDFMEEAEKKFMRLAPGKEVRLKNAYIIKCDEEHPCDKDADGKVTTIYCTYDPETRSGLPGANRKIKGKTLHWVSCHNAVKAEVRLYERLWKMENPRDELKRLEEEEGIKGADALRQMMNPDNLHILKNCYIEPFAAKLPALSYLQFQRIGYFNVDPESTPEAPVFNKTVGLKDTWKK; from the coding sequence ATGACAGAAATCATACAGAATGAGGGCGAGGAAAAGAAAAGCCTCAGCTTCGTAGAACAGATGGTGAAAGACGACCTGGCAGAAGGTAAGAATGGTGGACGCATGCAGACACGTTTCCCACCAGAGCCTAACGGATACCTGCACATTGGTCATGCCAAGGCTATCGCTATCGACTTCGGACTGGCAAAGAAATATGGTGGCGAGTGCAACCTGCGCTTCGACGACACCAACCCTCAGAAAGAGGATACAGAATTCATTGAGAGCATTGAGCAGGACATCAAGTGGCTGGGCTATGAATGGGCGCACGTTTATTACGCCAGCGACTACTTCCAGGAGCTGTGGGACTTTGCCGTATGGCTCATCAAGCAGGGCCGTGCCTATGTGGACGAGCAGAGCGCCGAGGTGATTGCCCAGCAGAAGGGTACAACTACCAGTCCAGGTACAAACTCACCCTATCGCGACCGCCCCGTGGAGGAGAACCTGCAGCTGTTTGAATTCATGAACAGTGGCAAATGCGAGCCGGGCAAGATGGTGCTACGTGCCAAGATTGACATGGCTCACTCGAATATGCTGTTCCGCGACCCGCTGATCTATCGCGTGCTGAACATTCCCCACGTGAAGACAGGTAACAAATGGAACGCCTATCCCATGTATGACTTTACCCACGGTCAGAGTGATTATCTGGAGGGTGTAACACACTCATGGTGTACGTTGGAGTTTGTTGAGCATCGTCCCTTGTACGACTTATTCGTACAGTGGATGCGCGAATGGGCTGCTGAATGCGGAGCAAAAGCCGAGAGCGGTAGCAAATTATTCTCTCTTTACTCTTCACTTTCAACCTACCAGGGCCCCCGTCAGACGGAGTTCAACAAGCTGAACCTGAACTATATCCTGCTTTCAAAGCGTAACCTGCGCACACTAGTCAGCGAAGGACTGGTCAACGGATGGGACGATCCCCGTATGCCAACCATCTGCGGTTTCCGTCGTCGTGGCTATTCTCCCGAAGGTATCAAGAACTTCATGGAGAAGATTGGCTACACAAAAATTGACGCACTGAATGATATGGCTCTGTTTGAAAGTGCCCTGCGCGATGACCTGAACACCCGTGCTCTGCGTGTAAGCGCTGTACTCGATCCCGTGAAGGTTGTTATCACCAACTATCCTGAAGGTCAGCAGGAAATGCTCACAGCTATCAATAATCCTGAGAACGAGGCCGACGGTACACACGAAGTGGAATTCAGTCGTGAGCTATGGATTGAGCGCGATGACTTCATGGAAGAAGCCGAGAAAAAGTTTATGCGTCTGGCTCCAGGAAAGGAGGTTCGCCTGAAGAACGCCTATATCATCAAGTGCGACGAGGAGCACCCCTGCGACAAAGATGCCGATGGAAAGGTGACTACCATCTATTGCACCTACGACCCCGAGACACGTAGCGGACTACCTGGTGCTAATCGTAAGATTAAGGGAAAGACTCTGCATTGGGTAAGTTGTCACAATGCCGTAAAGGCCGAAGTACGTCTCTATGAGCGTCTATGGAAGATGGAGAACCCACGCGACGAACTGAAACGCTTAGAGGAAGAGGAAGGTATCAAGGGAGCTGATGCGTTACGCCAAATGATGAACCCCGACAACCTGCATATCCTCAAGAATTGCTATATTGAACCTTTCGCAGCAAAACTGCCTGCACTGAGTTATCTGCAATTCCAGCGCATTGGCTATTTCAACGTTGATCCTGAGTCCACCCCAGAAGCTCCCGTCTTCAACAAGACTGTAGGCCTCAAGGATACTTGGAAAAAATAA
- a CDS encoding tetratricopeptide repeat protein yields MKNTGDDYFDSDEFHQLLDTYEAAVNAGEPVFMDADELVDIADYYQYTDRKDEAEKAITLALSLAPGDCAPLTYRIHEALFQGNPQKAWELLEQIIDKDQPDYIYDRAEILVFEGHIEEADHYLNEHYLTIPPEEQQDFVVDVANIFTEYGQPEKAMLWMEKAKQEDSVDFKELMARTLFGMGKYKDSQRIFNELIDANPFSKNYWNALASAQFMNEDYSEAIQSSEYAIAIDPDDPESLLVKANGLYRLNNYEEAQKFYQRYQELVPYDEFALLYEGTCLINMQKSEQAIDVLQKALELAPDDSPYLYDIYQELAFAYAENHEVDKALEVLDKTDTLDCDHVQLSLIRGHILLGANRMDEAKKFFHQAVEISETPKQTLLRVIVLFYDNRYLEGAYTLFKKFFAHYDQQGNGQNTEGYAYMALCCYDMQNYKEFLNYLQKACKVNPKECRVALSHMFPEEIKSEDYYQYIKDKLNIKD; encoded by the coding sequence ATGAAGAATACTGGCGATGACTATTTCGACAGCGATGAGTTTCATCAACTCCTCGACACTTACGAAGCAGCCGTGAACGCAGGGGAACCTGTGTTCATGGATGCCGACGAACTGGTAGATATCGCTGATTACTACCAATACACTGACCGTAAGGACGAAGCCGAAAAAGCCATCACCTTAGCTTTAAGTCTGGCACCTGGCGACTGTGCTCCCCTCACCTATCGTATTCATGAAGCGTTGTTTCAGGGCAATCCTCAGAAAGCCTGGGAACTATTGGAGCAGATCATCGACAAGGATCAACCCGACTATATTTACGACCGTGCCGAGATTCTTGTTTTTGAGGGTCACATAGAGGAAGCAGACCACTATCTGAATGAACACTACCTTACCATCCCCCCTGAAGAGCAACAGGACTTCGTGGTCGATGTAGCCAATATCTTCACTGAATATGGACAGCCAGAAAAGGCCATGCTCTGGATGGAAAAAGCCAAACAGGAAGATTCTGTAGATTTCAAGGAACTCATGGCACGTACGCTTTTCGGTATGGGGAAATACAAAGATAGTCAACGTATTTTTAATGAGCTTATAGACGCCAATCCTTTCTCTAAGAACTACTGGAATGCACTGGCATCGGCACAATTCATGAACGAGGACTATAGCGAAGCCATACAGAGCAGTGAATATGCCATTGCTATTGACCCTGACGACCCAGAAAGTCTTTTGGTAAAGGCAAACGGACTCTATCGCTTGAATAATTATGAGGAGGCCCAGAAATTCTATCAGCGCTATCAAGAACTTGTTCCCTACGATGAGTTTGCTTTGCTCTATGAAGGCACCTGTCTTATTAACATGCAAAAATCGGAACAGGCTATTGACGTTTTGCAAAAGGCACTAGAACTGGCTCCCGACGATTCACCATACCTCTACGACATCTATCAGGAACTGGCCTTTGCCTATGCAGAGAATCATGAAGTAGATAAGGCACTAGAAGTGCTCGACAAAACAGACACGTTGGACTGCGACCACGTTCAATTATCACTTATCAGGGGGCATATCCTGTTAGGAGCCAACCGCATGGATGAAGCCAAGAAGTTTTTCCATCAGGCAGTAGAGATAAGTGAAACCCCTAAACAGACGCTTCTGCGTGTCATTGTATTATTCTACGACAACCGCTATCTGGAAGGAGCCTATACCCTCTTCAAGAAATTCTTTGCCCACTACGACCAGCAGGGAAACGGTCAAAACACAGAGGGCTATGCCTATATGGCACTGTGCTGCTATGATATGCAGAATTACAAAGAATTTTTGAATTACCTCCAGAAAGCCTGCAAAGTAAATCCAAAGGAGTGCCGGGTAGCACTCAGCCATATGTTCCCGGAAGAGATCAAGTCCGAAGACTATTATCAATACATTAAGGACAAGCTAAACATTAAAGATTAA